GATCTAAAATACAGCACAGCCAGCATGaggcacacagaaagaaagggaagttaGGGTCAGGAGCCAAGCCCACCCTAACCCAACTCCATATTCCCTGGCCACCACTGGCCCTCACCTGTGCACAGAGCCCCTGTAGAGCACTTGCAATGGCCTTTGCAGGCACATCACAGCGAAACACATGACACTTGAGCATACAGCTGTCTTTGTCACCCGCAACAAAGGCAAAGTCCCTAGCAAGGGCAAGGATAAGACTATTTAGGCCAGGGGCTTCTAAGTGCCTATAAGAAACTTCTAAAGTTAAGCTAAAGATATGGCACAGTTGGAATGGGGAAGCCAGGGACAGGGCTCAGAGTATCTAGTTGTCACATACCTGTCACTGTTCCAGAAGCATGTGGGAGCACAGGATAAAATCAGCCCAGCCTCTCAGCCTCTCCCCCATCTGTCCCTGCTGCGCTGGGCCCATGGGCCCACCCACCCCAACCAGGACTGAACCAGGCAGGGAAGGTCATGCTGGGTCCACATCAGAGATCTGTGTCCAAGGGTTCAGCATCAGTGGGGATGGCAGCCTGCAAGGGGGAAGGGTGATGCAACTCTTGCTAGGGGGAACACAGAAGTCCTCACCGGCCCTTGGAGCTGCCCACACCCCAGACACGGATGTGAACCAGAGGCTGACAATGGATCAAACTGTGGTCCAGGGGATTCACCAGGCTCATGGCATCTTTCTTCAGGATCATCAACATGTTCTGGCCCTGCCAAGGACAGAGAGTTGGCAGATGAAGGTGGCTAACATGGCAAACAAGCAATTTACAGAAAACCTACCTCCGATGAGCCATAGGGTGAACCCCTGGAGAAATCAGACAACTCACCTCACCCCAGGCACCATCATGGGGCTGGCTCCGGTTGCAAGTCTGGGCCAGCTGCTGGATACAGTTATTGACAGCAATACTGCTCTTCCCTGGTGCCAGGTCCTCCTCAGGCACCTCTACCCAGCCCAGAGAGCGGACTGCAAAGCACTGACAAGATGGGGAAAAAGAAGTGACAAGCTGTGGAGTGGCATGACGGGCGACACAGGACCCATCCACATCAACTCCGGTCGTCCTTTTCTTTATACTTAACCCACTCATTGAATAATTCGACCCCTGATCTTTCCCTTGAAACTGGCCATCAGCTTCAATCACTACCTTagctcctggctccaggctcCGGACATAGGAATCTTCACCATACCATGTCAGAGAGTTACTGGAACAGATGAGAGCCAGTAAAAGGATTAGGATTCCTACGTTAGGGGCAATGGTGAAACCTAGCCTACTTGATCAAGCACAGAATCTGGGACAAGACCCAAAATATAGCACCACAAATGCAAACCCAGAAAAAGCAGGCCCCAGAATATGGTTAACCAAGTACAGTTCAAAATTTGAAGAAACCCAGTACACAAGACACAggcataaactaaaataaatacgGATATGAATTAAAAGTGTGGACAAAAGCCTCAAACTAGAACAAGAGACTGTAGAACACAAAATAGGAatcttcccacccacccccaaaaaaactgAAGCGAACGGATGGAGTCTACTAGAACATGATGGGTCAGGACAGAGGACACAGAACATAGACCTAATGATAAGGACTTGCAACcgacaaaaatcaaaatacacaACCGTCAAGAACATGGGAAAGCCAAGCACAAATAGAGCCCCAGAGTCCAGAACTACAGTTTAAAAGCAAATTGTGGAGACAGGCACGGTATCTactatgtgagttccaggtcagttatGGCTACATACACAGTGAAATCTGAGAccgcctcaaaaaaaaaaaaaacaaaaaaaaaaaaccccaggaaaCTGTGGGTCCAGCTTCATTCTTTTGAGTGCCACGGTAACCGCAAGGCTTTCATTTGGCCTGGGCCATCCCTGTTACCTCCGGTTCAATGAACTGTCCAGGCTGGAGAAGGATCTCCCCTTGGGGGGTCGCAGTTCCCAAATCCCCTCCGTCCTCTATGGAATAGAGATTAGTCAGTGTAGCAGCAGGCCTAGGTGCACACATGAgctcagacccccccccccacgttcCACCTACCgttcctgggtcctctgcacCTCCTAGTTCCCAGGTTGGGCGCTGCCACTGAGTGCTACCGCTGGGCACATGCCAATAATAAGTGCCTGCAGCATCCCGGATTTTTCTCCAGCCAGGGGGTAATCCTGTCTCCCCCTCCAGATTTTGGTCCCCCCACAAGTCATCTATAGGAACAAGGGGTTAAATCAAGGGGCCACATTACTCGTGAGTTCCCAACGATTCTGTCATAACCCTAGCTCCATCCCAGAGGAGACAGCCCGAAACTTAGACGTCAACTCCCCAGTCGTAAAGACAGCACATGCAAGGATCAGTGTTCCTTTATCCCCTGGTTCTCGTTCCCGAGATgccacccacctccaccccatgTTTAAGCCTCGGGTAGCCTTCCTTCACCCCTCATAATCCCCTCAGCTTTTGGTCCTCCCAACCGGACCCTCGGTGCGCACCATCGCAGTTGACCAGAATGATGGCCAGCATATAATCCTTGCCCAACATAGCCTCTGACAGCCAGCGCTCTCAGCCCACGGCGACCTCCGGAGCTGCAGGGGCCCCTAGCCCAGCCTCTGCGCCGGAGACCGCCGGGCCAACGGGGCGGGATTGGGCCGGCCTTGGGGAAGGGCAGAGGCGGGCCTGAGCTGCAGGCGCAGCGGCGTCCGGGTCGCCGAGTCCTCGCGCGTCTCGGTGCGTGTGCCCTACGAAGTGCACCGACACTATAAACCCCGCACCCGTAGGCAACTAGGAGTTCCTCGGACGGCGGAGGACCGGCGAAAACGTGCCCTGTGTGCACCACGCGGATGACATCATCGCGTGGGAGCATGAGATCATCACGTCCCGACCTTTGCCCGCCCGCGTACACGGCCCAGGACCAGACGGGAGGGATTCGGTGGCCGTGCCTGAGCACGGCCTAGAGTAATAGGGAAAAAACGCCCCGCCTTTTCCCGAAATGCCCCGGAAGTGCCTCTACCCTCAGTAGAGTTGGAAGTAACCTCTGACATACGGAGGCGGGGCTGCGCATGCGCAACAAGTTCGGCGGGGAAGATGGCGGATGACAAGGTGAGTTGAAATCCAGGGGTGCTTCGGTCGGCGTGGTTTTCAAATTCCTTAATCTTTATAGATTTAAGCAGAGACGACGGGGATAATTCTTGTTTTTCCCTTGGGTTCCTGTCAACTGCCTCAACAGTAGGGGGCTT
This sequence is a window from Microtus ochrogaster isolate Prairie Vole_2 chromosome 18, MicOch1.0, whole genome shotgun sequence. Protein-coding genes within it:
- the Apbb3 gene encoding amyloid-beta A4 precursor protein-binding family B member 3, which produces MLGKDYMLAIILVNCDDDLWGDQNLEGETGLPPGWRKIRDAAGTYYWHVPSGSTQWQRPTWELGGAEDPGTRTEGIWELRPPKGRSFSSLDSSLNRSNSLTWYGEDSYVRSLEPGAKCFAVRSLGWVEVPEEDLAPGKSSIAVNNCIQQLAQTCNRSQPHDGAWGEGQNMLMILKKDAMSLVNPLDHSLIHCQPLVHIRVWGVGSSKGRDRDFAFVAGDKDSCMLKCHVFRCDVPAKAIASALQGLCAQILSERVGVSGEAACCSPDPISPEDLPRQVELLDAVSQAAQKYEALYMGILPVNKAMGMDVLNEAIGTLTARGDQKTWVPAMLSVSDSLMTAHSIQAEASAEEEPLWQCPVRLVTFIGVGRDPHTFGLIADLGCQRFQCAAFWCQPHAGGLSEAVQAACMVQYQKCLVASAARGKAWSVQARTRLRLKRTSSMDSPGGPLPPPLLKGGVGGAGAAPRKRGVFSFLDAFRLKPSLLHTS